The Tachyglossus aculeatus isolate mTacAcu1 chromosome 13, mTacAcu1.pri, whole genome shotgun sequence sequence tatttgttaagcgcttactatgtatccagcactgttctaagcgctggagtaataataataatagcatttattaagcacttactatgtgccaagcgctggggaggttacaaggtggtcaggttgtaccacggtgggctcacagtcttcatcccccttttacagatgaggtcactgaggcacagagaagttaataataataataataataataataataataataataatggcatttattaggtgcttactatgtgcaaagcaccgttctaagccctggggaggttacaaggtgatcaggttgtaccaggggggctcacagtcttcatccccattttccagatgaggtagctgaggcccagagaagtgaagtgacttgcccaaagtcacacagctgacagttggcagagccggggtttgaacccatgacctctgactccaaagcccgggctctttccactgagcaacgctcgattgaatgaaggaatgaatcaaccccagagcttagtacagtgcctggcacatagttaagcgcttaacaaataccatcattgttattattattattacttagactgtgagccctctgtgggacaggggatgggtccaacctgataattttgtatctatctgcctcagcgcttagaacagtgcttgacacagagtaagtgctcaacaaatatcatttaaaaatgcaCCACAATGGAGTTCCTTCATGACATTTATTCTTTGGGGGATGTCAGGGGTGAGGAATGGGAGAGACTGGGGCGGTAGGTCAAGCATGAAAGCTGCTGGGATTGTTTCTGGTTGCGGCTGGAGGGGCTGTAGCCTTGCAGGACCGAAGCTGGGACCGGACCCGGGGGTCTGGTCGCCGTTGCCACGGAGGATCAGGGACAGGGGGTTTACTGCTGCTGCTCTGGATTCTGTTCTTCACCTGGACTTCCACCTGGGactgctccaccactttggccttgtcttctctttccccatctgCCTCTGTGGTAGCCCGCTTTGACTTTTTGCCAACTCTTACTGATCTTCCGTCCGATACGTCCAATCAACCTGCCGAATGCTCTGAAGAATCTCTTGGTGCGGACGGACTGGAGGAGAAACCGCCCCCCCATCTGTGACATCCCGGACTTGGGTCAGGGGCTGCCCCGGCCTGGGGTACGGAGGTCCCGGGGGTCACCCTCTCCGCCCCGCCGGGCAGAGGACAACAGGCCGAGTGGGCTTCGTAGGGCCCGGGCGGACCCGCTTAACCGACGGCCGGTGGTGATGGGGGAGGAGAAGTGTGGGCTCTGGGGCAGCCCCCTCCCATACAGCTTTGAGCCCCCCAACCCTGTCTGCTGTGCCCAGGATTAGGGGCACCAGACAGCTGCCAGATCTAACCGGTGCCCCATTACTCCCTCACCTCCAGCAGCCCCTCGCCACCGCCGTAGTGGACGGGGGCCGGAGGGGTCAGAGAAGCGCCCCCGACATTCCTCACCCCTCCTCTGGCCCAGGGAGCAAGGAGAGCCCCAGACCTGAGGTGACGGCTGAGGACAGAGGTGTCTCTTCCTGCTGGGAAATCACCCCACGTTCCcagactcctctctcccatcctagaCACTCCCGTTAAGGAAGtggatcctaatcccacctcGCTGCTCCCCGGGAAACCTGGGAGTTCTGGCCCCTCTCcgacctcccagccccaagccagAGAGATGTCGATGGACTCTTACCCCATCACAAGTGATTGACACTGAGGGAGATCCTGTCGCCAAGGAGACGGTTCCTGTACAGACTTTCACCACCTGAGGGGACACCCAGAGAGGAAAACTGTGAAGGTAGAGACCCCTGGACCCCGGACCTCCGGGCCCCCACCCTTTCTCTGGACCCGGATTCCCAGACCGGGGCAGAGAGGGCCCACTCAGGTCCAGGGGAAGCCTCACCCCGTTCCTTTTGAAGTCGCATCGGTCGGGGACGCGATTATCAGACTTGCGGCACACGGTCTCCTGGATGGTGAACGTCACCTGGGTGGGCTTGGACGGGTCCACCTGTGGGGGTCCACACGGAGGAGGGGGGACGGTCTCAGGCCCCGACACGCTTGTCCCTGTCTCCCCAGCCTGACCCCTTCACCAACCCCGCCTCTGTCAGGCTGAGTTCCACCCAGGCTGTGGAGCATCTCACAGGCCACGACCTCTCTGGGTGGGCCGGGGGCAGTCTGACCCTGCAGCAGGGGAATGGACTGAATGACCTCTGTGGTCCTGTCCAGCCCTGGgtcacagagagggagggagggagagagagggcctCCCCAGAGCCTTCTCCTAGGCCAGTTCTAGATCCCAGAattccctcctatctctccctccacCGGAGGAAGGACCGTCCCACCCCACGCTCAGTCCCGTCGGCCTTCGCCATCTGGGGTGTCCACAGTGGCTCCGGGGAGCCGGAACCCCAAGCCGAGACCCAAGGGCTGTGAAGGCGTTGTCAGACCACGGGTTCTGAGAGAGACGTCTGCCCTGTCCCAGAACAGTGAGTCCCCCAAGAAGCAAGGACCGTGATACTCACGGGGCCGGATTTCTTGATGTAGTCGACGAAGCGGAAAACATTGTCGATGTCCGAGCCTCTGTTGTAGGAGTTGACGGCGAGGTCCACGGCCTCTCGCTGGCTCAGGCCCCGTGCCGGGGTGAGGACCGCAGCCACGCTGACCAACAGCAGGACTCTCCAGCTGCCCGCCGCCATCCTGCTCCCTCTGTCCTCTTCAGCCCCAAGCGCTGCTGACCGGTCCCTCCCAGGGATGTTCCTTATATGCAGTGGCGCCTCGGGTCTTGGGGGGTCTTTGTGGGTGTCTCTGCCCTTCCCACAAACCCCATTGGCCAACCCCCATTTCCACACCCGCAGAGCCTCCGATGGGGCCACCCCGGGCAGGTGGGGAAAGTTGCCCCCTGGCCAGGGTTGGGGAAACCCAGTGGGTGGGGGCAAAGGCGGGTGCCCAGGGGTTCTGGGAGGCCTGATGGAGGGCTCGGTGTCATCgcttctgaatcccagttctgGTCATCCCAAAAGCCAGCTGAAGCGCCCCATGGAGTTTCCCAAACCGCTCTGGGCCGGCTTTGGGAGTCCAGGCCCAGCGCTGGTGGGCCTGACGGAGGCAGGAGGACAGAAATTTGTTTAAAatgctatttgtcaaacacttactctgagccaggcactggggtagatacgatttaatcagtctggacacagtccttgttccccatgaggctcacagtcttaatcccgattttagagatgaggtcactgaggcacagaggagtgaagcggcttgcccaaggtctcacagcagacaagtggtggggctgggattagaacccaggtccttctaactcccaggcccaagctcaatccactagaccacgctgaggGAGAAAGACTTCCtggcggtgagacaggagggTTGAGGGCGAGATTTGGGCAGTAAGCTAGCCCCGGGGGAGCCGAGAAGGCCAGCAAGTGAGCTGTGTGTGGTGACCACCtgccccaatcattcattcattcaatcgtatttattgagcgcttactatgtgcagagcactgtactaagtgcttggaagaggacaatataacaatgaacagacacattcgctgaccACAGTGACCTTGTGGTCATCTGCGCCTCCCCTGAGCTGCTGCAGCCCCCGAGTGGTCCCTGCTGCCCTGGACAATGGGGGGCTTCTTCCCCAGCTGGGGTCGTCGAGCTACAGCTGTGCTGGgcgcccccctcccaaccccgaaCCTCGAAGACTCGGGCCCGGACAAGGGGAGACGGAGGTGGAGCTCTATGTCGACTGCATTGTCGGAGACAAGGCCCACCGCCCGGCCGGCCGGGCCTGAGAAGTCCACGCTGCCGAGTTACTGTGGGAACCGTCTCTCCTGACCCCTTGATTCCGCAGCCCCCCAGGATTATCTGAgtgtccccctcctcaaaaatctccagtggctaccaatcaatctgcgcatcaggcagaaactcctcaccctgggcttcaaggctgtccatcacctcgccccctcctacctcacctcccttcttctccttctccagcccagcccgcaccctccgctcctctgctgccaatctcctcaccgtacctcgttctcgcctgtcccgccatcgacccccggcccacgtcatcccccgggcctg is a genomic window containing:
- the LOC119936128 gene encoding cathelicidin-6-like, producing the protein MAAGSWRVLLLVSVAAVLTPARGLSQREAVDLAVNSYNRGSDIDNVFRFVDYIKKSGPVDPSKPTQVTFTIQETVCRKSDNRVPDRCDFKRNGVVKVCTGTVSLATGSPSVSITCDGSVRTKRFFRAFGRLIGRIGRKISKSWQKVKAGYHRGRWGKRRQGQSGGAVPGGSPGEEQNPEQQQ